One Paramisgurnus dabryanus chromosome 10, PD_genome_1.1, whole genome shotgun sequence genomic region harbors:
- the timmdc1 gene encoding complex I assembly factor TIMMDC1, mitochondrial, which yields MHTVNRQGLSSTCGGTETEELEGSRSGLLRGFRLPLPLVHAADNPSTQTSSISLPQHIGKPEFPDTGWDRLKEVFWRREGQMYSEEMRSIVKSGIAAAMVGMVYGGLPGARDARERFIQFSQAEIYQNRVDAVRSAHNAAIRGFVRFGWRWSWRVAAFVTLFNTVSTGLTVYRDKNALSHFAAAGAVTGGIFRLNLGLRGLVSGTLIGAGLGLPAGLFIIGLQKLGGETMCEKRHRERRELHELRVAEWAARLNLTDDLIGEISGKNQEAEIDLKRIEELLGQPRNEKGVKDADSQ from the exons ATGCATACTGTAAACAGACAGGGATTATCATCCACATGTGGAGGGACCGAAACGGAGGAGCTCGAGGGCTCACGTTCTGGATTACTCAGGGGTTTTAGGTTACCTCTTCCCCTTGTACACGCGGCTGATAACCCGTCCACACAGACAAGCAGCATCTCTTTACCACAACACATAGGCAAGCCGGAGTTTCCTGACACAGGATGGGACAGACTCAAAGAGGTTTTTTGGAGACG TGAAGGTCAGATGTACTCAGAGGAGATGAGGAGTATAGTGAAGAGTGGCATTGCTGCAGCTATGGTTGGGATGGTCTATGGAGGACTTCCTGGAGCCAGAGATGCCAGAGAGAGATTTATCCAATTTAGCCAGGCTGAAATTTACCAAAACAGAGTGGATGCAGTG CGTTCAGCTCATAACGCAGCTATTCGTGGTTTTGTGCGTTTTGGCTGGAGGTGGAGCTGGAGAGTAGCAGCGTTTGTAACTCTGTTTAA CACTGTCAGTACTGGACTAACAGTGTACAGAGACAAAAATGCTTTAAGTCATTTTGCTGCTGCAGGTG CTGTCACAGGAGGAATTTTTCGGCTTAATCTGGGATTAAGAGGACTTGTGTCCGGTACACTCATCGGGGCAGGACTGGG GTTGCCAGCTGGACTATTCATCATTGGTCTACAGAAGCTTGGGGGCGAGACCATGTGTGAGAAGAGGCATCGAGAAAGAAGAGAGTTACATGAACTGAGAGTCGCTGAATG GGCTGCTCGTCTCAATCTCACAGATGACCTCATCGGAGAAATCAGTGGGAAAAATCAGGAGGCTGAAATTGACCTTAAACGAATTGAGGAGCTGCTTGGTCAACCCAGGAATGAGAAAGGAGTAAAGGACGCTGACAGCCAATGA